The sequence CGGCCCCCTTCTTGCCCATCAGGCGCAGGGGCGAGGCGATGTTGTCATACACACTCATCGACGGGTAGTTGATGAACTGCTGATAGACCATCGCCACCTGACGATCCTGCACGCGCATGCCGGTCACGTCCTTGCCATCCCACAGGATGCGCCCCTCGTTCGGCACGTCCAGCCCGGCCATCAGGCGCATGAGCGAGGTTTTCCCCGCAAGCGTCGGCCCCAGAAGCACGTTCATCGTGCCCTTTTCCAACGTCAGGTCGGTGGGGTGGATATGCACCTGCCCGTTCACCACCTTGGTCACACTATCCAGTGTCAGCGTCATCCGCGTCTTTCCTCCTTCACGCCGCGGCCTGCCTTATTCGGCGGCCATGGCCTCCCCCGACGTCATCCAATCATCCAGCGCCTTGATCTGCCCCTTGGTCATCCGCAGGCCCAGACGGGTGCGGCGCCAGACGATATCCTCGGCCCGGCGGGCATATTCGTGGCGCATCATCCATGCAACTTCGCGCGCGGTCAGAGTTGCGCCGAAATCCTGCCCCAGATCCTCGATCGTTGCGGCATCGCCCAGAACCTGCACCGCCTCGGTGCCATAGGCGCGCACCAACCGCCCGGCCCAATAGTCATCCAGAAACGGGTATGCGGACTTCAGATCATCAACCAGACGCTGCACGCCGTCCACCGCGAAATCACCCCCCGGCAGGGCAACACCCGCCGTCCAGTCACCCTTGGCGTGATCGAAGAACGGCGTGATCTTGGCCAGTGCCGCCTCGGCGAGCTTGCGATAGGTGGTGATCTTGCCACCAAAGACATTCAACACAGGCGCACCAGCTGCATCGTCCAGCTTCAGCACATAGTCGCGCGTCGCGGCCGTCGCTGATTTAGCGCCATCGTCATAAAGCGGCCGCACACCAGAGTAAGTCCAGACGATATCGTCGCGCGTCACGGGCTGCTTGAAGTATTCCGATGCGAAATCGCACAGATACTGCGCCTCGGCCTCGGTGCATTCGGGTTTGGCCGAGGGGTCTTCGTGCTCCACATCGGTGGTGCCGATCAGGGTGAAATCTCCCTCGTAAGGAATCGCGAAAATGATCCGCCCATCAGCGCCTTGGAAGAAATAGCATTTGTCGTGATCGAAAAGTCGCCGGGTCACGATATGGCTACCGCGCACAAGGCGCACACCTTCGCTGGCGTTCTGGTGCAGGGTGCTGGTGATCACGTCCTTCACCCATGGGCCACCGGCATTGACCAAGGCGCGCGCCTTGACGGTTTCGTGCCGTCCCGTCTCGGTGTTTTCCAGCTCGACAACCCAAAGGCCGTCTTGGCGCGTTGCGGTCATCACCTTGGTCCGCGTCATGATCCGCGCGCCCCGCGCCTCGGCATCCCGCGCGTTCAGCACCACAAGGCGGCTGTCTTCGATCCAGCAATCGGAATATTCGAACGCCCGTTGGAACTTGCCCTTGAGCGGCGCACCCTCGGGGGCATGGCCCAAGTTCAGCGTTTTGGTTCCGGGCAGGATTTTGCGCCCCCCCAGGTGATCATACATGAACAGGCCCAGCCGGATCAGCCACGCGGGCCGCCGTCCCTTCATCCATGGCATGACGGCATTGAGCAGCTTGGACGTGGGCGTTTCTCCCTCGAACCGCATGTCCTTGTGATAGGGTAGGACAAATCGCATCGGCCAGCTGATATGCGGCATGGCACGCAGCAGGGTTTCACGCTCGATCAGGGCCTCGCGGACGAGGCGCACCTCGAAATACTCAAGATAGCGCAACCCGCCGTGAAACAGCTTAGTCGAGGCCGAAGACGTAGCAGAGGCCAGATCGTTCATCTCGGCCAAGGTAACACTCAGGCCACGACCCGCCGCATCCCGCGCGATACCACAGCCGTTGATACCGCCGCCGATGACGAACAGATCAACCGTATCACTGGATGTGCCTTTGCCGCCCACGCGCGCTCTCCTCCCACACTTCGGGTCTGCGACAAAACGAACCACAAACGCGCGGCAATCGTCAATGAATATTGTTCGTTTATGTTCGCTTTTGGCATTTCGCTTTGTTTTTACTGGTATTTTCTTTCGAAAAGCGTCCGCTTTGTCATGACGTCTTTACAAACGAGCAACTCAACGACCCGCGAATCAATAGACTCGCACCAAAATTCATCGGATTTCTTGATTTGCCGAAAAAAACGAACATAATCGAAAAAAACACGGCAATGAGGGGCCCATGTCGCAGACGTTCCGCCAACCCGACATTCTGGAAATCGCCCGGACCGAAGGCAAGGTCATGGTCGAAGATCTGGCCGAACGCTTCAACGTCACGGTGCAGACCATCCGCCGCGACCTGACCGAACTGGCCAACGCCGGGAAGCTCGAAAGGGTCCATGGCGGGGCGATTCTGCCCTCGGGCGTCACCAATATCGTCTACGAGGAACGCCGCCGCCTGCACGAGGACGCCAAGCAATCCATCGCCCGGGCCTGCGCCGCCGCCATCCCCGACGACGCCTCGGTGTTCCTCGATATCGGCACCACGACCGAAGCCGTGGCACAGGCCCTGTTGGATCACAGCAACCTCATGGTGGTGACCAACAACATGAACGTGGCCAATATCCTGCTGGCCAACCCCGATTGCGAGATCGTGGTCGCGGGCGGCACCTTGCGCCGGTCCGACAATGGGCTGGTGGGCAACATCACCGCCCGCACCATCGAGAATTTCAAGTTCGACCATGCGATTCTTGGCTGTTCGGCCATGGACGAAGATGGCGACCTTCTGGACTTCGACATTCAGGAGGTGCTGGTCGGTCAAACCCTTCTCAAACGCTCGCGCGAAGTTCTTTTGGTGGCAGATCACTCCAAGTTTCAGCGCAACGCACCGGTGCGCATCGGCTCGCTTCAGGATATCGACCGGTTCTTCACGGATCGCCCCCTACCCCCTACCCTGATGGACCGCTGCGCAGGATGGGGAACCGAGGTGTCGATCACCGGCTAGGCTGGCTCCAACCCCCGCTGCAAGCGCACGGGTATTTCCCGCGCCAACCGGATAAGATGTGCCATGTAGGGTTTATCTGCATCGTCCTCGCGAATGGCCGCATATAGCCGCTTGGTCAGGCCAGATTCCGTAATCGGCCTAGTGACGTAGTCGCGGCTCGCCCGCGCCTCACGCACCACCCAATCGGGCAAAACCGCAACGCCTCGGTTCGAGGCCACCAAAAGCAGGATCACCGCTGTCAGTTCCACTTGGCGAATGGCGCGCGGCTCCACCTTGGCCGGGGTCAAAAGCTCGGTAAAAACATCAAGACGCGAACGATCCACGGGATAGGTGATAAGAGTCTCGTCGCGAAAATCGCCCGCCTCGACATAGGGTTTCTGCGCCAGTGGATGCTGGCTTGAGGCGACGAACACCGGCTCATAATCGAAAAGCGGCTTGAAGGTGATCCCCGGAAGGGTTTCGGGATCTGACGAGATCACCAGATCTACCTCTTCTTTCTGAAGCGCGGGCAATGCATCGAAGGCCAGACCGGGCCGAATATCAACATCCACTTCGCCCCAGTTCTTGCGAAACTGCTCCAGCACCGGGAACAACCACTCGAAACAGGCGTGGCATTCGATGGCGATATGCATGCGCCCGGCACTGCCCTCGCGCAGACCGCCGAACTCGGACTCCAAAGCCTCGATCTCGGGCAAAACCTTCTCGGCCACCCGCAACAATCGCTGCCCCGCCGCCGACAGGCGCAGGGGCTTCGAGCGGCGCACGAAGAGCTCCACCCCGGCCTGATCCTCCAAACCCTTGATTTGGTGACTCAAAGCCGATTGCGTGATGTGCAAAAGTTCGGCCGCACGGGCCAGGCCGCCTGCCTGATGAATGGCCCGGATCGTGCGCAGGTGGCGAAATTCGATGTGCATATTGTGAATGAACCTCATTCAAACCATGAATGTTATGAGGTTGTCTCACAATGCTGCACCTGCAACAAGAGGCCAGACAAAAGAATCTTGCAGGATTGAGACCGATGACCACGCCCAGCATTTCGTTCGAATTCTTCCCGCCCAAATCGCTTGAGGCGTCGTTTCGCCTGTGGGACACGGTGCAAACGCTGGCCCCGCTTGATCCGCGCTTTGTTTCGGTCACATATGGCGCTGGCGGGACGACCCGCGAATTGACGCGCGAGGCGGTGGGCACCCTGCACAAATCCTCGGGTCTCAACGTGGCAGCGCATCTGACCTGTGTCGAAGCCACCCGTGCCGAGACCCTGGAGATCGCCGACAGTTTCGCCGCCGCGGGCGTCAGCGAGATCGTCGCCCTGCGCGGCGACCCCCCCAAGGGCGCGGGCCGTTTCACGCCGCACCCCGACGGCTTTGACGACTCCTGCGAATTGATCGAAGCCCTGGCCGAGACCGGCAAATTCAACATCCGTGTCGGCGCCTATCCGGAAAAACACCCCGATGCCGCCAACGCCCAAGCCGATGTGGACTGGCTCAAACGCAAACTCGATGCCGGGGCCTCCGAGGCGATCACGCAATTTTTCTTCGAACCGGAAACCTTCTTTCGCTTCCGCGACGCCTGTGAAAAGGCAGGCATCGACGCGCCGATCATCCCCGGCGTCCTGCCGATCGAAAACTGGGCCGGTGTGCGCAAGTTCGCGCAGGCTTGCGGCACGCAAATCCCTGCGTGGCTGGATGATGCCTTCGCCAAGGCCAAACGCGACGGACGCGAAGACCTGCTGGCCACGGCGCTGGCCACGGAACTGTGCAGCGAGTTGATCGAAGGCGGTGTCGAAGACCTGCATTTCTATACGCTCAACCGCCCGGAACTCACCCGCGATGTCTGCCACGCGCTTGGCGTTACCCCGAAAGTCACGCTGCGCGACGTCGCCTGAGTCTTTCCCTTTTCAAAAAGCTGACCTAGCGTGCCCTCGGACAACACCACCCGGGGGCCGCATAATGCATATCGCTGAAACACTCGACCAACTGCCCGACATGAATGACCTTCAGTCCCGCTCGGGCCTGGAGTTCATGCAAGACATGGTGGCAGGCCGCCTGCCCGGCCCACCCATCGGCGCGACCATGGGGTTCTGGCCGATCTCGGCCGAGGACGGGTGCGTCGTTTTCGAGGGCACGCCTGAGTTTCCTGTGACCAACCCGATGCGTGGGCTACACGGCGGCTGGTACGGCGCGATTCTCGATAGCTGCATGGCCTGCGCGGTCATGACCAAGGTCCCACGCGGCTCGGTCTATACCACGCTTGAATACAAGGTGAACATCACCCGTGCGATCCCCTTGGGCCTTACGGTTCGCGCCACGGGCACGGTCCAACACGCGGGCCGATCCACCGGGGTGGCCTCCGGCGAAATACGCGGCACGGAAGATGGCAAACTCTATGCCAGCGGGTCCACAACCTGCCTGATCATGAAAGCGCCGCTAGCCTGACATGAACAGGCGTTCCGGCTTTTTTTTGGACAAAATACCCTGGGGGAGCCGCCCGCAGGGCGGTGGGGGCGAAGCCCCCTGACCCTCAGACGGTCTGCCCCTCGGTCACCTCGGAATCATCCTTTCCCGTAACCGTCTCATGAAGCCGCTCCGACGGGTCCCGCCCCACCACGCGCGGCCCGCGCAGCAGGAAGATCTTGCCCCATCCACGCCATGTGCCCACCGATGGCGCCTCGACATCCGTTCCAAAGCGCGCCCGCCATCCGGCGGGCAGCAGCAACCCGCAGGCCTCCGCGCGTTGCAGCATCCAGACCAGCGAGATATTCGCCAATGGGCGCGCGGGTTTGAAGCCGCCCAATTGCCCACCGACATCACCGTGCGAGCCACGGAACCAAACCTGCTCAACCTGCCCGTTCCAATCCGGCGCAGAGGACCACAAGATCGGATCGTAGGCATGGCGCGTTTCATCCAGCGCCAGTGCGTGAAAGCCATGCCGGATGGTCGGCCCCAAAGCGTGGCTGTGAAAGGCATGCGCCGCCTCGCTCCAGCGCCAAAGCACCGGCAAGCGCAGGCCGAGTGCCTTGACTGTATCCCAGACACCGACCATCTCGATGTCCGTTTCGGGGTGGCAGTATGCCTTCGCGAACTCTTGCGCCGCCTCGCTTCCTTGGGTGGACTGGTAGTGGCGGTAGGCAGTGACGATATTGCGTTCTGTCGCATGCTCCGCTTTCAGCAAACCCACGCAGTCGATCACACCGGCCAAGGAACGCACGGCATAGGCCCCGCGCGAATACCCCATGAGGAAAATCCGATCCCCTTCGCGGTAACGACTCGCCAAGTAGCCATAGGCGCGGCGAATTTGCCGGTTGATTCCCCGGCCCATCATGACATCCGCCGTTGCGCGCCAATCCTGCCATTGCAAACCCGCCTCGTAATACAGCGACAGGGAAGGGCCGCTGACCTCGGACAGGAGTTTATAGGTCAGCCCGGCATTGCTTTCATCACCGGGATCAAGCGACGACATGGTGCCATCAAGGATCAACACATGGGTCACCTGCCCCCGCGTGCGGGCATAGGTACTCTGCCCCTGCCGCAAGCCGGGGCGCAGAAGGGCGTATAGCCGTTTACTCCAGTTGCGCCATGGCATCGTTCAACATTGTCCATACTCGGTGCGGCGTGAAGGGCATATCCGCCTGCCGCACCCCATGATCCCACAGGGCATCGCCGACCGCATTGCCCATGGCCGCCATCGCGCCCACGGTCCCCGCCTCGCCACAGCCTTTCATGCCCATCGCATTTGCGGTCGACGGCACGGGTTCAGTTTCGAAATGGAACATGGGAACATCATCGGCCCTCGGCATCGCATAGTCCATGAAACTTGCCGTGAGGAGTTGCCCCTCCTCGTCATAAACCACGTGTTCGCACAGCGCCTGCCCGATCCCCTGCACCGCGCCGCCATGCACCTGCCCCTCGACCAGCATCGGGTTGATCAGGTTGCCGAAATCATCGACCACCGTGTAGCGCTCCAGCGTGACCTTGCCGGTTTCGGGGTCCACCTCGACCTCGGCCACATGTGCACCGTTGGGATAGGAGCGGCCCGGAAGGGTCGCGGTTTCTTCGTGTGTGAGCAAATCCGCGCGACCATCCTCGCGGGCCATCGCTGCGGCCTCAAGAAAAGTGGGTGTCATGTTCGACCCCGGCGCACGGAAGGTTTCGTCGTCAAAGCTGACGTCTCCGACATCGACCCCCATTATCTCGGCCAGATAGGCACTGAAGACCTCGACCATCCTGCCCACGGTCGCCAGTGTCGCGTTGTTTTGCGTGGTGACCGAGCGCGATCCGCCCGTACCGCCGCCATTGGCGATCCGGTCACTATCGCCCTGCACCACGGTGATTTGTTCCATCGGGATGCCCGTCTGGTCCGACAGGAAGCGGGCATAGACGGTTTCATGCCCCTGCCCGTTCGATTGGGTGCCCACATAAATCGACACGCGCCCATCCTCCTCGAAAACGACTTTGGCCGTTTCCGAAGGATTCCCCAAAATACTTTCGATATAGTAACACAGGCCCATGCCGCGCAGTTTTCCCTGCGCCTCGCTCTTGGCCTTGCGTGCGGCAAATCCGGCGCGGTCGGCTTCTGCCTCGGCCCGCTCCAAAACCCTGCTAAAATCGCCCACATCATAGGTTTCACCTGTGGAGGAGGTATAGGGAAAGGCATCCGCCGGGATGAAATTGCGCCGCCGCAACGCCCATGGATCAACACCCAGTTCCCGCGCGGCGTGGTCCATCACCCGTTCCAGCGCAAAAATCGCCTCGGGGCGGCCCGCCCCGCGATAGGCATCCACCTGCGTTGTGTTGGTAAAGAACCCTTCGACATGCAGAAACGTGTTCTGCACGTCATATGTGCCCATCAAGACCTTGGAGAACAGATCGGTCTGAATGCCCTGCCCCATGGTGCTGCAATAGGCGCCGAGGTCCACGCGGCTGTCGACACGATATGCGGTGATCCTGTGATCCGCGTCAAAGGCCAGCGTCAGGTCATGGTCCAGCCCCCGGCCCGAATTATCGCTCAGCATCGCCTCGCCCCGGTCTGACATCCAACGCACGGGTCGGTTCAGCACCCGTGTGGCATGAGCCACCAGATAGGTCTCGGGGTAATCCATCGCTTTCGTGCCGAAACCGCCGCCGACATCGGGGGTGGTCACACGGATCTCCTCGGGTGCCATACCCAGAATACGGGCCAGATTGCGCTTGGTCCCCCAAACGCCCTGCCCATTGACCGCCACATGCAGGCGGTCGCCCTCCAGTTCGGCGTAACAGCCGCGCGGCTCCATCGGGTTGGCGATGATCCGGTTGTCATGCAGGGCCAAGCGCACCACATGGGCGGCATCCTTGATCGCGACCTCGACCGCTGCTTCATCGCCCATCGCCCAATCGAAGGCGCGATTTTCAGGGGCCTCGTCATGCAGGGGCGCACCGCCGGGTCCGATCTCCATATGCACCGGCAGATCGTCAATATCCAACAAGATCGCCTCGGCGGCATCGCGCGCGGCGTCTAGGCTGTCTGCAACCACCATGGCCACGGGCTCCCCGACAAAACGCACCCGACCTTCTGCCAGAATAGGGCGGCGGGGGGCGGCGGCGGCCGTCCCATCGCGGTTTTTCACGGTGTTGAAAGCCATACCCTCCGTCACCCCGGCCTCGGCCAAATCTGCTGATGTCAGAACAAGATGCACGCCTTCCACCTGTTGGGCGCCCTCAACGTCCAGCTCCGCAATCTCGCCATGGGCCACGGGGCTACGCAGGACATAGGCATAAAGTGCCCCCTTTGGGGCGATATCATCCACATAGCGACCCTGCCCTGTCAGGAATCGCTGGTCTTCAACCCGCACCACGGGTTGGCTTTTGCCGAACTTCTCCATGACATCCCCTTTCGCGCCTGATTGATGCGAAGACTAGCGACCAGTGGCTCAGACGCAAGGGGGGCAGGAGCAGTGCACAACGCCCTGGGTTTCTTGAAAAGAAACCGGACCGAAATCTTTGCAAGATTTCGGTTGCGCACCGCTTAAGACAAGTTGGCCACGGTCACCACATCGCTCAATCCATACCCGTTGAAACGGGTCGTCAGGCTTCGGGTATAGGCCCCCATCCCGGCAAAGAGGATATAATCGCCCTCGGCCAAATCCCCGGGCAGGGGCAGCGGCTCGGGCAGCCGGTCGATACTGTCACAGGTCGGGCCGAAAACGATCCGCTCCACCAGGGCCTCTTGACGCAATGTGCCGTCGTCAGAAAGCACGGCGATCCGATCCGGCGCACCGATGTCTCGTACCTCGGTCAGGCCACCATAGACCCCGTCATTCAGGAATACGGCCCCATTGCCACGCAGCGCCTTCACCTTTGTCGCCAGGGTGAAGGCATCGGCCACCATCGCGCGTCCCGGTTCACAGACGAGTTCCGGCGTATCCGCCCCGAAACACCGGTCCACTTCGGCCCGGATATGGGCGAAAATCGCCTCCAGATCGGGCGCATCCCCACACCGATGCGAGGCAAACCCACCCCCAACATTCATCCGCGCTAGCGGGACACCCGCCGCCTTGGCCACCTGTGCAGCCTCCACGATATAGGCACCCCAAGCCTCCGGGTCATCGCACTGCGTGCCGGGGTGGAAGGTCAGCGCCGGGATGAAGGCACGCGCGGCAACCTCGCGCAAAAGGTCTGCCGCGGCCTCGGGGCCGACCCCGAATTTCTCACCGAAATCATAGGCCGCCCCCTCGACGGGCAGGGCCAGCCGAACCGATATTTCCGTACCACGTGGCACCGATGAGAGCTTTTCCAATTCACGCGGACAGTCCACCGAATAGGAGGATACGCCCAGACGCACCGCAACGGCCACCTCCTCGGGGGATCGCACCGGGTTGTTGTAATGCAGGGTCGCATCGGGGCAGACCGCGCGCACCGCGTACATTTCACGCGGGCTGGCAACGTCGAAGGCGCGGATACCCGCCGCCACCAGATTACCCAGAACCTCCTCGCCGGGGTTGGCCTTGACGGCATAGGTCACCAAGCCATCAAAGCCCGCCAAAAACCGCCGTGCCGTCGCCTGTAGTATGGCAGGGCTAAAATAAAGCACCGCATCATCGGGCGCATGGCGCATCAAATGCGCCTTGGGATCGTGCCAATTGGGAATATCACGCATGTCGTGTCTGCCGCCTCACCTGCTGTTTTCATTAGTGTGCAGGGATTTTACGTCGATTCCGCGCGTCTTATCGGCTATTCTGCATGAAATTACAGACAAATTGACGGAACAGCTATGCAATTAGACGACACTGATCGTGATCTGCTTGCCCTCTTGAGCGACAACGCACGCGCCCCCGTGGCCACACTTGCCCGTCGCCTGGGTCTTGCGCGGACGACCGTTCAGGCACGGTTGGAGCGCCTGGAGAATTCCGGCGTGATCGCGGGGTATACCCTGCGCCTGTCCGAGGCGATGCGCGCGCCCCTGCGGGCCACGGCCCTCGTCAGCATCGAACCCCGCAGCGCCCCCGCCGTCCTGTCACGTCTGAAATCCCTGCCCGATGTACGCACGGTACACACGACGTCCGGACGATTCGACCTGATCGTCGGATTGGAAGCCGATACCACCAAAGCGCTTGATGACACACTGGACCGGATCGGCGAAACGCGCGGCGTGAAAAGCTCGGAAAGCCTGATTCACCTCTCCACGAAACTGGACCGGCGCGGGTGATCGTTCATCAATGCTGACAATAAAGTTTTGGTGGAGCCTAGGGGGATCGAACCCCTGACCTCTTGCATGCCATGCAAGCGCTCTCCCA comes from Roseovarius bejariae and encodes:
- a CDS encoding type III PLP-dependent enzyme, translating into MRDIPNWHDPKAHLMRHAPDDAVLYFSPAILQATARRFLAGFDGLVTYAVKANPGEEVLGNLVAAGIRAFDVASPREMYAVRAVCPDATLHYNNPVRSPEEVAVAVRLGVSSYSVDCPRELEKLSSVPRGTEISVRLALPVEGAAYDFGEKFGVGPEAAADLLREVAARAFIPALTFHPGTQCDDPEAWGAYIVEAAQVAKAAGVPLARMNVGGGFASHRCGDAPDLEAIFAHIRAEVDRCFGADTPELVCEPGRAMVADAFTLATKVKALRGNGAVFLNDGVYGGLTEVRDIGAPDRIAVLSDDGTLRQEALVERIVFGPTCDSIDRLPEPLPLPGDLAEGDYILFAGMGAYTRSLTTRFNGYGLSDVVTVANLS
- a CDS encoding LysR family transcriptional regulator, with protein sequence MHIEFRHLRTIRAIHQAGGLARAAELLHITQSALSHQIKGLEDQAGVELFVRRSKPLRLSAAGQRLLRVAEKVLPEIEALESEFGGLREGSAGRMHIAIECHACFEWLFPVLEQFRKNWGEVDVDIRPGLAFDALPALQKEEVDLVISSDPETLPGITFKPLFDYEPVFVASSQHPLAQKPYVEAGDFRDETLITYPVDRSRLDVFTELLTPAKVEPRAIRQVELTAVILLLVASNRGVAVLPDWVVREARASRDYVTRPITESGLTKRLYAAIREDDADKPYMAHLIRLAREIPVRLQRGLEPA
- a CDS encoding DeoR/GlpR family DNA-binding transcription regulator, encoding MSQTFRQPDILEIARTEGKVMVEDLAERFNVTVQTIRRDLTELANAGKLERVHGGAILPSGVTNIVYEERRRLHEDAKQSIARACAAAIPDDASVFLDIGTTTEAVAQALLDHSNLMVVTNNMNVANILLANPDCEIVVAGGTLRRSDNGLVGNITARTIENFKFDHAILGCSAMDEDGDLLDFDIQEVLVGQTLLKRSREVLLVADHSKFQRNAPVRIGSLQDIDRFFTDRPLPPTLMDRCAGWGTEVSITG
- a CDS encoding DUF2235 domain-containing protein produces the protein MPWRNWSKRLYALLRPGLRQGQSTYARTRGQVTHVLILDGTMSSLDPGDESNAGLTYKLLSEVSGPSLSLYYEAGLQWQDWRATADVMMGRGINRQIRRAYGYLASRYREGDRIFLMGYSRGAYAVRSLAGVIDCVGLLKAEHATERNIVTAYRHYQSTQGSEAAQEFAKAYCHPETDIEMVGVWDTVKALGLRLPVLWRWSEAAHAFHSHALGPTIRHGFHALALDETRHAYDPILWSSAPDWNGQVEQVWFRGSHGDVGGQLGGFKPARPLANISLVWMLQRAEACGLLLPAGWRARFGTDVEAPSVGTWRGWGKIFLLRGPRVVGRDPSERLHETVTGKDDSEVTEGQTV
- the metF gene encoding methylenetetrahydrofolate reductase [NAD(P)H], with the translated sequence MTTPSISFEFFPPKSLEASFRLWDTVQTLAPLDPRFVSVTYGAGGTTRELTREAVGTLHKSSGLNVAAHLTCVEATRAETLEIADSFAAAGVSEIVALRGDPPKGAGRFTPHPDGFDDSCELIEALAETGKFNIRVGAYPEKHPDAANAQADVDWLKRKLDAGASEAITQFFFEPETFFRFRDACEKAGIDAPIIPGVLPIENWAGVRKFAQACGTQIPAWLDDAFAKAKRDGREDLLATALATELCSELIEGGVEDLHFYTLNRPELTRDVCHALGVTPKVTLRDVA
- a CDS encoding PaaI family thioesterase → MHIAETLDQLPDMNDLQSRSGLEFMQDMVAGRLPGPPIGATMGFWPISAEDGCVVFEGTPEFPVTNPMRGLHGGWYGAILDSCMACAVMTKVPRGSVYTTLEYKVNITRAIPLGLTVRATGTVQHAGRSTGVASGEIRGTEDGKLYASGSTTCLIMKAPLA
- a CDS encoding Lrp/AsnC family transcriptional regulator — translated: MQLDDTDRDLLALLSDNARAPVATLARRLGLARTTVQARLERLENSGVIAGYTLRLSEAMRAPLRATALVSIEPRSAPAVLSRLKSLPDVRTVHTTSGRFDLIVGLEADTTKALDDTLDRIGETRGVKSSESLIHLSTKLDRRG
- the glpD gene encoding glycerol-3-phosphate dehydrogenase, producing the protein MGGKGTSSDTVDLFVIGGGINGCGIARDAAGRGLSVTLAEMNDLASATSSASTKLFHGGLRYLEYFEVRLVREALIERETLLRAMPHISWPMRFVLPYHKDMRFEGETPTSKLLNAVMPWMKGRRPAWLIRLGLFMYDHLGGRKILPGTKTLNLGHAPEGAPLKGKFQRAFEYSDCWIEDSRLVVLNARDAEARGARIMTRTKVMTATRQDGLWVVELENTETGRHETVKARALVNAGGPWVKDVITSTLHQNASEGVRLVRGSHIVTRRLFDHDKCYFFQGADGRIIFAIPYEGDFTLIGTTDVEHEDPSAKPECTEAEAQYLCDFASEYFKQPVTRDDIVWTYSGVRPLYDDGAKSATAATRDYVLKLDDAAGAPVLNVFGGKITTYRKLAEAALAKITPFFDHAKGDWTAGVALPGGDFAVDGVQRLVDDLKSAYPFLDDYWAGRLVRAYGTEAVQVLGDAATIEDLGQDFGATLTAREVAWMMRHEYARRAEDIVWRRTRLGLRMTKGQIKALDDWMTSGEAMAAE
- a CDS encoding xanthine dehydrogenase family protein molybdopterin-binding subunit encodes the protein MEKFGKSQPVVRVEDQRFLTGQGRYVDDIAPKGALYAYVLRSPVAHGEIAELDVEGAQQVEGVHLVLTSADLAEAGVTEGMAFNTVKNRDGTAAAAPRRPILAEGRVRFVGEPVAMVVADSLDAARDAAEAILLDIDDLPVHMEIGPGGAPLHDEAPENRAFDWAMGDEAAVEVAIKDAAHVVRLALHDNRIIANPMEPRGCYAELEGDRLHVAVNGQGVWGTKRNLARILGMAPEEIRVTTPDVGGGFGTKAMDYPETYLVAHATRVLNRPVRWMSDRGEAMLSDNSGRGLDHDLTLAFDADHRITAYRVDSRVDLGAYCSTMGQGIQTDLFSKVLMGTYDVQNTFLHVEGFFTNTTQVDAYRGAGRPEAIFALERVMDHAARELGVDPWALRRRNFIPADAFPYTSSTGETYDVGDFSRVLERAEAEADRAGFAARKAKSEAQGKLRGMGLCYYIESILGNPSETAKVVFEEDGRVSIYVGTQSNGQGHETVYARFLSDQTGIPMEQITVVQGDSDRIANGGGTGGSRSVTTQNNATLATVGRMVEVFSAYLAEIMGVDVGDVSFDDETFRAPGSNMTPTFLEAAAMAREDGRADLLTHEETATLPGRSYPNGAHVAEVEVDPETGKVTLERYTVVDDFGNLINPMLVEGQVHGGAVQGIGQALCEHVVYDEEGQLLTASFMDYAMPRADDVPMFHFETEPVPSTANAMGMKGCGEAGTVGAMAAMGNAVGDALWDHGVRQADMPFTPHRVWTMLNDAMAQLE